From the Eupeodes corollae unplaced genomic scaffold, idEupCoro1.1 scaffold_815, whole genome shotgun sequence genome, one window contains:
- the LOC129953607 gene encoding serine protease snake-like, which translates to MEKVISSLSAVATLLAISLLVIFVDGEDYIATTETPGIGNDTSFNIVLFPAITGGSPTLAGEFPFMAALGWLDEFGELKYHGGGMIISPKMVLTAAHCVYKDGKIPDVVFIGGESLKAQNNDYRDVFLKFSVVNVSIYPEYDPTQGYDDIAILELDNPTWFPSVCLWKSPNLPIDDVTAIGYGLTEF; encoded by the exons ATGGAAAAGGTAATATCATCGCTTTCGGCGGTGGCGACTTTGCTAGCAATAtctttgttagtaatttttgttgatgGAGAAGATTACATAGCAACAACAG AAACACCGGGTATTGGCAATGATACTTCATTTAACATTGTCCTTT ttccAGCTATAACCGGGGGATCACCTACACTTGCTGGAGAATTTCCATTCATG GCTGCTTTAGGATGGTTAGACGAGTTCGGAGAACTTAAATATCATGGTGGTGGGATGATTATAAgtccaaaaatggttttaaccgCTGCTCATTGTGTTTACAAAGATGG CAAAATTCCTGATGTAGTTTTTATAGGCGGAGAATCTCTTAAGGCGCAAAACAATGATTATAgggatgtatttttaaaattttctgtaGTCAATGTGTCAATTTATCCTGAATATGATCCCACACAAGGATACGATGACATTGCAATACTCGAATTAGACAACCCAACATG gtTTCCTTCAGTTTGTTTATGGAAAAGTCCAAATTTACCAATCGATGACGTCACAGCCATAGGATATGGTTTAACAGAATttg